In Panacibacter ginsenosidivorans, the following proteins share a genomic window:
- a CDS encoding cyclase family protein, with amino-acid sequence MDKRVMFDFEIYFTNGGSIKGEDFRLDINGEDISDKELADYIVADMHLLMVGQTKILHKEILHEKHKRQHIDVKIENEVFIDLSHVIESGLITYKGLPAPIICDYLSREDSKKFYEEGTEFQIGKIEMVSNTGTYIDCPFHRFENGKDLSEIGLESFADLEGIVIRVPYKETLEITADHLKNYEVRNRAVLINTGWDEHWNTDNYYTDHPYLTKDAAEYLRDCSVKLVGIDSHNIDNTNGKSRPVHTTLLGAEILIVEHLCNLYLLPQEGFLFSAIPPKFKGVGTFPVRAMAKIAKAK; translated from the coding sequence ATGGACAAAAGGGTAATGTTTGATTTTGAAATATATTTCACCAATGGCGGAAGCATTAAAGGAGAAGATTTTCGACTGGATATTAATGGAGAAGATATTTCTGATAAAGAACTTGCTGATTACATTGTTGCTGATATGCATTTATTAATGGTCGGCCAAACGAAAATCCTGCACAAAGAAATCCTGCATGAAAAGCATAAACGACAACACATTGATGTTAAAATTGAAAACGAAGTTTTTATAGACCTCAGTCATGTAATAGAAAGCGGATTAATAACCTATAAAGGATTGCCCGCGCCTATTATCTGCGATTACCTGAGCAGGGAAGATTCAAAAAAATTTTATGAGGAAGGAACTGAATTTCAAATAGGCAAAATTGAAATGGTTTCTAATACAGGAACGTATATTGATTGTCCTTTTCACAGGTTTGAAAATGGCAAAGACCTTTCAGAGATTGGATTAGAAAGTTTTGCAGACCTGGAAGGTATTGTTATTCGTGTACCTTATAAAGAAACACTGGAAATAACAGCAGATCATCTAAAGAATTATGAAGTAAGAAACCGTGCTGTTCTTATAAATACAGGTTGGGATGAACACTGGAACACAGATAATTATTATACTGATCATCCGTACTTAACAAAAGATGCAGCAGAATATCTAAGGGATTGCAGTGTAAAATTAGTGGGCATAGACTCTCATAATATTGATAACACCAACGGTAAAAGCCGTCCCGTACATACTACACTTTTAGGCGCTGAGATTTTGATCGTTGAGCATTTGTGTAATTTATATTTATTACCACAGGAAGGTTTTTTGTTTAGCGCTATTCCGCCAAAGTTCAAAGGAGTGGGCACTTTCCCGGTACGCGCCATGGCAAAAATTGCAAAAGCAAAATAA
- a CDS encoding metal-dependent transcriptional regulator — MQPNFTATEENYIKNIYHLQQATGYTTTNELAAAIRARPASITDMLKKLKTKKIINYEPYKEFQLSTQGKKIALGIIRKHRLWEFFLVEKLQFGWDEVHEVAEELEHITSKLLIEKLDAFLDHPRFDPHGDPIPDSNGKMSLQQQVNLLSVEFNTPAEVTSVGNQSTELLEVLKHKNIHIGTMLEVKKKFSFDNSLELKIRNQPAVTISEQLARSLFVKPV, encoded by the coding sequence GTGCAGCCTAATTTTACAGCAACAGAAGAAAATTATATCAAGAATATTTATCACCTGCAGCAGGCAACTGGTTATACAACCACCAATGAACTTGCCGCTGCAATCAGGGCCAGGCCCGCATCTATTACTGATATGCTCAAAAAACTCAAGACAAAAAAGATTATTAACTATGAGCCTTATAAAGAATTTCAGCTAAGTACGCAGGGGAAAAAAATTGCATTAGGGATTATAAGGAAACACAGGCTTTGGGAATTTTTCTTAGTAGAAAAATTGCAGTTTGGTTGGGACGAGGTGCATGAAGTGGCGGAAGAACTGGAACATATTACGAGCAAATTACTGATAGAAAAGCTAGATGCGTTTCTTGATCATCCACGTTTTGACCCACATGGAGATCCTATTCCTGACAGCAACGGCAAAATGAGTTTACAGCAACAGGTAAATTTATTATCTGTTGAATTTAATACACCTGCAGAAGTTACTTCCGTGGGTAATCAATCAACAGAATTACTGGAAGTGCTTAAACATAAGAATATTCATATCGGTACTATGCTTGAAGTAAAAAAGAAATTCAGCTTTGATAATTCATTGGAACTAAAAATAAGAAATCAACCGGCGGTAACTATAAGCGAGCAACTGGCAAGGTCATTATTTGTAAAGCCTGTGTGA
- a CDS encoding Nramp family divalent metal transporter, with translation MLERFHSDNSLSEVHETIDATKHRSGIRKFLPYLGPAYLVSVGYMDPGNWATDLQGGAKFGYQLIWVLLMSNLMALLLQSLSARLGIVRRRDLAQANREEYPRTVNFCLYVLAELAIAACDLAEVLGMAIGIHLLTGLPILGGVCITVLDTFLLLVLQRYGMRKMEAFIIALVAIIGLSFLIELFFAQPHFGDVVKGFVPTSLNSEALYIAVGIIGATVMPHNLYLHSALVQTRKIKNDEAGIKRALKFNLFDTTIALNAAFFVNAAILILAASVFFTSGNTNVAKIEDAHALLKPMLGDLAPILFAIALIAAGQSSTVTGTLAGQIVMEGYLHLRINPWIRRLITRLIAIIPAVLVIVIYGDDKLDALLVFSQVILSLQLGFAIIPLIHFVSDKKTMGKFAIKTYTKILSWIVAGILVFLNVKLVADASVDKFQEGGQPILKTIIIIGWLIFAWLFTSMTLLPLLRRRKEKADASAAISMHSTAKPLTIANIPEPHKIAVALDFSDKDEKIIAYAIAQRKHEATYLLMHIVETASAKYLGDSSDDYETRKDMERLEAYAIQLRNMGYKTEIHLGYNSRVQEIVRIVNEAKADMLVMGAHKHSGLKDIFYGATVDQVRHKLSIPVLIVN, from the coding sequence ATGCTCGAAAGATTTCATAGTGATAACTCGTTAAGTGAAGTGCATGAAACGATTGATGCAACAAAACACAGAAGTGGAATAAGAAAATTTCTGCCGTATTTGGGCCCGGCGTATCTCGTAAGTGTTGGTTACATGGACCCCGGCAATTGGGCTACAGATTTACAGGGCGGCGCTAAATTCGGCTATCAATTGATCTGGGTTTTACTGATGAGTAACCTTATGGCATTGCTGTTACAGAGTCTTAGTGCAAGGCTTGGTATTGTAAGGCGCCGTGATCTGGCACAGGCCAACCGCGAGGAATACCCACGCACCGTAAATTTCTGTTTGTATGTGCTGGCGGAACTTGCCATTGCTGCATGTGATCTTGCTGAGGTTTTAGGTATGGCTATTGGTATTCATCTATTAACAGGGCTTCCTATTCTTGGCGGCGTGTGTATTACCGTGCTGGATACTTTTTTACTATTGGTTTTGCAACGTTATGGTATGCGGAAAATGGAAGCATTTATTATTGCGCTGGTAGCTATTATCGGTTTATCATTTTTAATTGAATTGTTTTTTGCGCAACCACATTTTGGCGATGTAGTAAAAGGTTTTGTGCCAACTTCATTAAACAGTGAGGCGCTTTATATTGCTGTTGGCATTATTGGCGCTACAGTAATGCCACATAATCTTTACCTGCATTCTGCGCTGGTGCAAACACGCAAAATAAAAAATGACGAAGCCGGTATTAAACGAGCACTCAAGTTTAATTTATTTGATACCACCATTGCATTAAATGCAGCATTCTTTGTAAATGCGGCTATTCTTATTTTAGCAGCATCCGTTTTTTTTACCAGCGGGAATACAAATGTTGCGAAGATTGAAGATGCACATGCTTTATTAAAACCAATGCTTGGGGATCTAGCTCCAATACTTTTTGCTATTGCATTAATTGCTGCGGGGCAAAGCTCAACAGTTACGGGAACATTGGCCGGGCAAATTGTTATGGAGGGTTACTTGCATTTGCGCATCAATCCGTGGATACGAAGATTGATCACAAGGCTGATCGCCATTATCCCTGCAGTATTGGTAATTGTGATTTATGGCGATGACAAGCTTGATGCATTACTTGTGTTCAGCCAGGTTATATTAAGTCTTCAACTGGGCTTTGCGATCATTCCATTGATACATTTTGTAAGTGATAAAAAAACGATGGGGAAATTTGCGATCAAAACGTACACAAAAATATTATCATGGATCGTTGCAGGCATCCTTGTTTTCCTGAATGTAAAATTGGTAGCGGATGCATCAGTAGATAAATTTCAGGAAGGTGGCCAACCCATTTTGAAAACAATTATTATCATTGGATGGTTGATCTTTGCATGGTTGTTCACAAGTATGACCTTACTTCCACTCTTACGCAGAAGAAAAGAAAAAGCAGATGCATCTGCAGCAATCAGCATGCATAGTACAGCAAAGCCGCTTACTATAGCAAATATACCTGAGCCTCACAAAATAGCTGTGGCATTGGATTTTAGTGACAAAGATGAAAAGATCATTGCTTATGCTATAGCGCAAAGAAAACATGAAGCCACTTATTTATTAATGCATATTGTAGAAACTGCTTCCGCAAAATACCTTGGTGATTCATCTGATGATTATGAAACAAGAAAAGATATGGAACGTCTCGAAGCTTATGCAATACAATTAAGAAATATGGGCTACAAAACAGAAATTCATCTTGGATACAACAGCAGGGTGCAGGAAATTGTACGCATTGTAAATGAGGCAAAAGCGGATATGTTAGTAATGGGTGCACACAAACACAGTGGGCTAAAAGATATTTTTTACGGTGCAACTGTTGACCAGGTAAGGCATAAACTTTCTATTCCTGTCTTAATTGTTAACTAA
- a CDS encoding GNAT family N-acetyltransferase: MIAKDTYIIRKLAKEDNKAIAAIIRSVLAEFKANKPGTVYYDPTTDDLFTLFQTPRSAYFVATVNNEIVGGSGVYPTPNLPEGCCELVKIYLSPVARGKGIGKALMQQCFNAAKELGYTSMYLETMPELSTAVGMYEQMGFTYLKGPLGNSGHFGCDIWMIKEL; the protein is encoded by the coding sequence ATGATTGCAAAGGATACTTACATTATAAGAAAACTTGCCAAAGAAGATAACAAAGCAATTGCAGCTATCATACGTTCTGTACTTGCAGAGTTTAAAGCCAATAAGCCCGGCACTGTTTATTATGATCCTACAACAGATGATTTGTTTACACTTTTTCAAACACCGCGTTCTGCATATTTTGTTGCAACAGTCAACAATGAAATTGTTGGTGGCAGCGGTGTGTATCCCACGCCCAATCTTCCGGAAGGTTGCTGCGAGCTGGTAAAAATTTATCTCTCTCCTGTTGCAAGAGGCAAGGGGATTGGCAAGGCATTGATGCAGCAATGTTTTAATGCAGCAAAAGAATTGGGTTACACCAGTATGTACCTTGAAACAATGCCCGAGCTAAGTACTGCCGTTGGCATGTATGAGCAAATGGGCTTTACTTATCTGAAAGGACCACTGGGTAATTCAGGGCATTTTGGTTGTGATATATGGATGATAAAAGAGTTATGA
- a CDS encoding 2-isopropylmalate synthase translates to MPGKKIDIFDTTLRDGEQVPGCKLNTKEKIELAIALEDLGVDIIEAGFPVSSPGDFNSVREITKVIKKATVAGLSRAVQKDIEVAADALKYAVRPRIHTGIGTSDFHIKSKFNSNREDILKRAIQCVKWAKNFVDDVEFYAEDAGRTDNDYLARVVEAVIAAGATVVNIPDTTGYCLPHQYGEKIAYLVNNVPNIDKATISCHCHNDLGLATANSIAGVIAGAGQIECTINGLGERAGNTSLEEVVMVMKQHHSLGLYTNIKTEKLNPMSRLVSDTMRMPVQPNKAIVGSNAFAHSSGIHQDGFLKDSQTYEIITPEEVGADGSKIVLTARSGRSALAHRFQKLGYQYTRNDVDVLYQEFLQVADRKKEVEDDDLHEMAKQYKQHTVEV, encoded by the coding sequence ATGCCGGGTAAAAAGATAGACATTTTCGACACTACTTTAAGAGACGGCGAGCAGGTTCCGGGTTGTAAATTAAATACAAAAGAAAAGATCGAGTTAGCAATTGCTTTGGAAGATCTTGGTGTAGACATTATTGAAGCAGGTTTCCCTGTTTCAAGTCCCGGTGATTTCAATTCCGTTCGTGAAATAACCAAAGTAATTAAAAAAGCAACAGTAGCGGGCCTAAGCCGTGCAGTGCAGAAAGATATTGAGGTTGCTGCTGATGCATTAAAATATGCAGTTCGTCCGCGCATCCACACGGGTATAGGTACTTCTGATTTTCATATTAAATCGAAATTCAATTCCAACAGGGAAGATATTTTAAAGCGCGCCATTCAATGTGTAAAATGGGCTAAGAATTTTGTGGACGATGTGGAGTTCTACGCAGAAGATGCCGGTCGCACAGACAACGATTATCTCGCAAGAGTTGTTGAAGCAGTTATCGCCGCAGGCGCTACTGTTGTAAACATTCCTGATACAACGGGCTACTGCTTACCTCACCAATACGGTGAGAAAATCGCTTATCTCGTGAACAATGTTCCAAACATTGATAAAGCTACGATTTCATGCCATTGCCACAACGATCTTGGATTAGCTACTGCTAATTCGATCGCAGGAGTTATTGCCGGTGCAGGTCAAATAGAATGCACTATAAACGGGCTAGGCGAACGAGCCGGCAATACATCTCTTGAAGAGGTTGTGATGGTGATGAAACAACATCATTCGCTTGGTTTGTACACCAACATCAAAACAGAAAAGCTCAATCCAATGAGCCGTCTTGTTAGTGATACAATGCGTATGCCGGTGCAGCCAAACAAAGCAATTGTGGGCAGCAATGCATTTGCACACAGCAGCGGTATTCACCAGGATGGTTTCTTAAAAGATTCTCAAACATACGAGATCATCACGCCGGAAGAAGTTGGTGCAGATGGTTCTAAGATCGTGTTGACTGCACGCAGCGGTCGCAGTGCGTTGGCACATCGTTTCCAGAAATTAGGTTACCAATATACACGCAACGATGTTGATGTTTTGTACCAGGAATTCTTACAGGTTGCAGACAGAAAGAAAGAAGTTGAAGATGATGACTTGCACGAAATGGCGAAGCAATACAAGCAACATACGGTAGAAGTATAA